A stretch of Lutra lutra chromosome 9, mLutLut1.2, whole genome shotgun sequence DNA encodes these proteins:
- the ZNF217 gene encoding zinc finger protein 217 has translation MLLTSVTRGLIPIPEIPPPDSKFIYSPKVPGNMPTQSLLVYMDGPEVIGSPLGAQTELDEAVSIKGTSTVPFRATQEKNIIQIEGYMPLDCMFCNQTFTHSEDLNKHVLMQHRPILCEPAVLRVEAEYLSPLDKSQVRAEPPKDKNCKENEEFSCEVCGQTFRVAFDVEIHMKKHKDSFTYGCSVCGRRFKEPWFLKNHMRTHTGKSGAKSRLQQGAESPATINEVVQEPAAESLASPYKICMVCGFLFPNKESLLEHRKMHTKEPASGAAGPRTDAPPGGTAPAGDELLQFLRLRPASHPESGRRPPKWIPQLDPFTTYQAWQLATKGKVAVCREVKEQPGQDGSTDNDDSCSEKEELLEIWGAGKSHAEASGRARAGRSGCAGLAQDKEKPRAGGGEVPSAEADPKLPGSKEKPTHCAECGKAFRTYHQLVLHSRVHKKERRADAESPTMAADGRQPRTCSPDLPAALDESGAGEREGGSEDGSEDGLPEGLHLDKNDDGGKIKHLTSSRECSYCGKFFRSNYYLNIHLRTHTGEKPYKCEFCDYAAAQKTSLRYHLERHHKDKQIDIAAEVKTDGKNQETEDALLAADGAQTKNLKRFFDGAKDVKGSPPSKQLKGMASTFQNVLGSAVLSPVHRDTQDFNKNATDDSTEKMGKAPAPAYLDVLQKRAPGDPQPPEPACRAEAGVPARVDGSAAHGADGSPREKPAGTVADGKHKPGGDCQEKPLNLSLGALHGCPAISLSKSLIPGITCPFCTFKTFYPEVLMMHQRLEHKYNPDIHKNCRSKSLLRSRRTGCPPALLGKDVAPLAHFPKPRARPAPAPPTKAVPADRDRGKPGPAGPARPPPPPGLDPSTLAPSNLKAPRPPHQHPHPQPGGAQGAARQAEPAHPERGRRPEAKPRAPAAAPALPGPGAANGCAERPWAPRGRDPQSGRPAEPGEPLPKRPRPDAEPPAPAFRRAFELPKYHVVRGLQSLLPGECVCPPPAALPPKPRATPAPLFACGPAAEGKRPVSYQHLSSSMLQKRNYENFIGNAHYRPNDKKT, from the exons ATGCTTT TGACAAGTGTTACACGTGGCCTTATCCCAATTCCAGAAATTCCTCCACCGGATTCTAAGTTTATATACAGTCCTAAAGTGCCGGGAAACATGCCGACTCAGTCCCTGTTGGTGTATATGGATGGACCGGAAGTGATCGGCAGTCCCCTTGGCGCCCAGACGGAGCTGGATGAGGCCGTGTCGATAAAAGGGACCAGCACCGTTCCTTTCAGAGCGACACAGGAGAAAAACATAATCCAAATAGAAGGATATATGCCCTTGGACTGCATGTTTTGCAATCAGACCTTCACACACTCAGAAGACCTTAACAAACACGTCTTAATGCAACATCGGCCGATCCTCTGTGAGCCCGCGGTCCTGCGCGTGGAAGCGGAGTATCTCAGCCCCCTCGATAAAAGTCAAGTGAGAGCAGAGCCTCCCAAGGACAAGAattgtaaagaaaatgaagaatttagcTGTGAAGTGTGCGGGCAGACCTTCAGAGTGGCTTTCGACGTGGAGATCCACATGAAGAAACACAAGGACTCCTTCACGTACGGGTGCAGCGTGTGCGGGAGAAGAttcaaggagccctggttcctgaAGAACCACATGCGGACGCACACCGGCAAGTCGGGCGCCAAGAGCCGCCTGCAGCAGGGCGCCGAGAGCCCCGCCACCATCAACGAGGTGGTGCAGGAGCCCGCGGCCGAGAGCCTCGCCTCTCCTTACAAAATCTGCATGGTTTGTGGCTTCCTCTTTCCGAATAAGGAGAGCCTCCTCGAGCACAGGAAAATGCACACCAAAGAGCCGGCTTCCGGGGCCGCCGGGCCCCGCACGGACGCCCCGCCGGGGGGCACGGCGCCCGCGGGGGACGAGCTCCTGCAGTTCCTGAGGCTGAGGCCCGCCTCGCACCCCGAGAGCGGCCGCAGGCCCCCGAAATGGATACCTCAGCTCGACCCGTTCACCACCTACCAGGCCTGGCAGCTGGCGACCAAAGGGAAGGTGGCCGTGTGCCGCGAGGTGAAGGAGCAGCCGGGCCAGGACGGCAGCACCGACAACGACGACTCGTGCTCGGAGAAGGAGGAGCTGCTGGAGATCTGGGGCGCCGGCAAGAGCCACGCCGAGGCCTCGGGGAGGGCCCGGGCGGGCCGGAGCGGCTGCGCGGGCCTCGCGCAGGACAAGGAGAAGCCCAGAGCCGGCGGCGGCGAAGTGCCTTCCGCGGAGGCCGACCCGAAGCTGCCGGGCAGCAAGGAGAAGCCGACGCACTGCGCCGAGTGCGGCAAAGCCTTCCGGACCTACCACCAGCTGGTGCTGCACTCGCGCGTGCACAAGAAGGAGCGCAGGGCCGACGCCGAGTCGCCCACCATGGCCGCCGACGGACGGCAGCCCAGGACGTGCTCCCCCGACCTGCCCGCCGCCCTGGACGAGAGCGGAGCCGGCGAGCGGGAGGGCGGCTCTGAGGACGGCTCGGAGGACGGCCTTCCGGAGGGGCTCCATCTGG ataaaaatgatgatggaggaaaaataaagcatcttACATCCTCAAGAGAATGTAGTTATTGTGGGAAGTTTTTCCGTTCAAATTATTACCTCAATATTCATCTCAGAACGCATACAG GTGAAAAACCATACAAATGTGAATTCTGTGACTATGCTGCAGCGCAGAAGACGTCTCTACGGTATCACCTGGAGAGACATCACAAGGACAAGCAGATCGATATTGCCGCCGAAGTCAAGACCGATGGGAAAAACCAGGAGACGGAAGATGCACTACTAGCCGCTGACGGTGCGCAaaccaaaaatttgaaaagattttttgaTGGTGCCAAAGATGTTAAAGGCAGCCCACCTTCAAAGCAACTTAAGGGGATGGCCTCTACCTTTCAGAATGTTCTGGGCAGCGCTGTCCTCTCACCAGTACACCGAGATACTCAGGATTtcaataaaaatgcaactgatgaCAGTACTGAGAAAATGGGCAAAGCGCCTGCCCCCGCGTACTTGGACGTGTTGCAGAAGAGGGCGCCAGGTGACCCTCAGCCCCCGGAGCCGGCGTGTAGGGCGGAGGCGGGGGTCCCTGCGCGCGTGGACGGCAGTGCGGCCCACGGTGCTGACGGCAGCCCCAGGGAGAAGCCGGCGGGGACGGTGGCTGACGGCAAGCACAAGCCCGGCGGGGACTGTCAGGAGAAACCTCTGAACCTGTCCCTCGGAGCGCTTCACGGCTGTCCGGCCATTTCTCTGAGCAAGAGTTTAATCCCAGGGATCACCTGCCCGTTTTGTACCTTCAAGACCTTTTATCCCGAGGTTTTGATGATGCACCAGAGGCTAGAGCATAAATACAATCCCGACATCCACAAAAACTGCCGGAGCAAGTCCCTGCTGCGCAGCCGGCGCACGGGCTGCCCGCCCGCGCTGCTGGGGAAGGACGTGGCCCCGCTGGCGCACTTCCCCAAGCCCCGGGCCCGGCCCGCGCCCGCGCCACCCACCAAGGCCGTGCCTGCCGACCGGGACCGCGGGAAGCCGGGTCCCGCCGGGCCCGCCaggcccccgccgcccccggggCTCGACCCCAGCACTTTAGCGCCCAGCAACCTGAAGGCTCCACGGCCGCCGCACCAGCACCCGCACCCGCAGCCCGGCGGGGCGCAGGGGGCGGCCCGGCAGGCGGAGCCCGCCCACCCggagaggggcaggaggcccGAGGCCAAGCCCCGGGCGCCCGCcgctgcccctgccctgcccggcCCCGGCGCCGCCAACGGCTGTGCGGAGCGCCCCTGGGCGCCGCGGGGCCGCGACCCCCAGAGCGGACGCCCCGCCGAGCCCGGAGAGCCACTGCCCAAGCGGCCGCGACCCGACGCCGAGCCGCCGGCTCCCGCCTTCCGCCGGGCCTTCGAGCTGCCCAAGTACCACGTGGTGCGCGGCCTGCAGTCGCTGCTGCCCGGAGAGTGCGTgtgcccgccgcccgccgcgctGCCGCCCAAGCCCCGCGCCACGCCCGCGCCGCTCTTCGCCTGCGGGCCCGCCGCCGAAG gaAAAAGGCCTGTGTCATACCAACACTTGTCTAGCAGCATGCTACAAAAGAGAAACTATGAGAATTTTATTGGGAATGCACATTATCGACCAAATGACAAAAAAACTTGA